GATCCAGCTGCACACGGACGAGCCGCAGTTGCTCCTCGCTCAGACCCTGCAGGTCTGTCACGCTTTCAATTGTAGTCTCTGTTACGTGAACCAGCAACGCTGCGTCCACCTCGTCGGCCTCGCGCTTCCGCTTGCCGCGCACTGCCTTGCCCTTTGCTTTTGTCGCCTTCCCCTCCCACGTGGCAGATGGTGGCTCAGCGCGTACCTCTGCTTCGCACAGCATCGTCGCCGTGAGGCCGGAGGCAGGAATGCGCAAAAGGCGGGAGAGCAGAGCCGCAGCGTCCAGTGCATCGTCGAAGCGGCTCTCCTCGCGCATCGCGACGAGAAGCGACCAGGCATTGCGACTTTTCGCTTGCTTTCCGCCAAGCAACGCTCGCACCTGCTCGTAGGCGCTCATTATGCGCTCGttcagctgccgctccaccgtGCGTTGCTGGTCTCGCTTCTCTGTATGCGCCGCATCTCTGCGCATCTGGGAAAGCAAGGCGCGTAGCATCGGTGCCGAGAGCGAGGCACGCAATTCGGCTGAAAGTTGCTGAAGAAGTTGGTCATCGCTGACTTCGCAGGCGGTGCTCTTCTCGCCGGTGCCGTTATCGAAGGGGGGGCCAAGCTTGCCTGTGGCGCCATCGGAAGATTTCGACCCCGGCACAACGTCGCCGGCACCATTGCCGCCAGGGGACGACGTCGAAACGCCCTCTATCAAATCCACGTACGCGGCATAGGCCGTGTGGCGGTTCACGAGCTCTAGCCAGGCGCGTTGGGCAGCCGCGGTGCCTTTGCGCTGAAGAGCCTGTTGCAagtgcaccgctgcttcttccACAGAGATCACGTGACTCGCTGTGAGGTAAAGGCGCCCACGGAGCCTTCCGCCACACGGGGTTGCCTTGCCCCGTACAGGCGATACGGTCTGATGTaggatagagagagaacgcGGCCCTGTTGCGCCACTGTGAGCCGCATCATTGCCATGGGCAAGGGGAGGCGCGGAGCCGTGCCACGCCGGTAGCGTCCAGCGGACATGCACCAACTCTGAAAACGCCATTGCCACCCGCGCGACATCATCCACTGTGCAGGTGAAGTGGCCGTAGCGCGTCACCGCGTCAAGCCAGCGGTCATCAATGGCGACGCTGTGTATCGGTGGCGCGTGACCCGCCGACAATCCTTCGTGCTCAGGTGTTGGGGACACCGCTTTCCCGCTAAGCCGGTTCGCAtcggcggaggagacgcCTACGCCGCCGTAATGAATCGCGCCGAGCTGAGCCTTCTCGATCAGGCTTACAAGGTACATGCTGTGCAACAGCTGTGCCAGGCGCGCGTTCCAGTTGCCGCGATGAGTCGCTctggaggccgccgccgcggtatCTGATGCCTCCTCCGAGACCTCGATAGGAGGCGACTCTGAGATTGGCGCCGAGCCCACCAAGGTGCGCACATATTCGGACACAACAGCCCcggcacgccgcggcgcgaACGCGGCAGAGAAGGACGACATATGAGGAAATGTGCGGCGCACAAAACTATTCCACGTGCTTCGCAAGCGCTGACAAACCGGGGCCGAACTTCCAAGGCACGTTTAACTGCCACCAGAGGCGACGTTATGTGCGATGTAAACAGGAGTGAGGTGATCCGTCGCGTATCTTTTCTTGTTGGCGTTGGGCTAAGGGTGGCCACGCAGAtgcgctcctccatctccagTCGGGatgaggggagagagagtagGAGCACAGTGAGAGCGTACACGaatacgcgcgcacaggggCCGATTTATGTGAAGAGGGCGTGCCTATCTATGTACCCCTTTCGATGAAGTCGTCTGTGGCGGAagggtgtgtctgtgtctgctcCATGCCCGGTAACAGCGTATGGAGCATGTGCACGGATTCCGAGACACCCCAACCAAAGAaaaacacacgcagagagaagacAAGGACAAGCCCGAGAACGGTGGCGTGTAAGCGCGAAGGCAGTTGTGAGAAaagcgcagaggaggagggggggggggtgggcaGAGGTGCGCGGGAGTCAAAAAGGTACGCGAAAAGCGTGAGTGTGCGAGCCGCACCGAACACATGGGAAAGTCTCGCGACGCCCTTGGCCATGTGCACCAACTACGCGTGCTGGTAGTGGTGCAAcaaagaggaaaggagggcgCAGATACGAGGCATCGAGCACTTTCCCAAAATAAACAACGGCAACACGGGTGCGACGACTGCGGTGCGCGCCACTACTGTGTCGGCTCTGCTGCAAGCCAACTCGCAGCCCATTCATTATTATTTTCTCACTCGCGCGCGAGcacacaagcaaaaaaaaaacgagtaGACTGCAAGAAGAGGCTCGTGATGTCCCTGACCAAAACGACGCTCAAGGGTAAAAGCcacaacagagagagagagagacactcTGGagtgtggggggggggagggaaaacGTAAAATGTGGGTGCGAGCGAGGGCTTCCCGCCACTCATGAACACTACTACGAAACACGACGACGTACTTTAGAGACATGAGGAGAACGGTGAGaacacaaagaaaagagtACCCACGCAGacaaaaggaagaaaaaacgGCCCTCACACAGACGCTTGCGAGTACACGCAAGCCCCGCCGCATGTCGCCTCAGCACTCCCTGCGGCTGAGAAGAATCGGTCttggaggggggaagagcgGCGGGGTACCTGTGGACAGcgctttttcgttttcttgtctgtgtgtgtgcgtgcgtgtgtgtgtgtgtgtgtgtgttataGCTCGAGTGGGAAGCACAAGtagaaaagggaaaaaaagaaaaacgaagacGAGGGGCACTGAatttgtgcgcgtgcacacacagatcTATTCGAGATACGTACGCGCGGCCCGCTTTCGGCAATGCGCGCGCATGTCCCCTTGTGTGTTGGACGAgcgaggggaagaggggatgAGAGGCAAGAAACTCACACGAATAGGCAGCGGAACGACTTGCGCACGATGCCGAGTCACTGATGTCACCTCATCGCCCCACGCCTACCCCGCGCACGACTTCTGTGCATCCCACTTGCTTTGTCAGTCTCTACGCGTgtacgtgcacgtgcgcatgcAAGCACGTCTCGCACTtggacgcggcgcaggccAGTAATCTATGAAGCCACATAATCCCACAGGGCGATATGTGCCCCTTTATTCGAGACACAGAGAAAAAACAGGCGCACGCTCTCACGGAGACAAAGCACTTGCCATTAGAAGCcgtgtgctgctgtgtggGAGTATCTTGCACGTGGAAGCGTCGCAGGAGCGACCCTGGGAGTGCGCGTGTTCCCtacgagggaggggggggggccttCAGGGGAGTAGCGAAGACGCGAGGGTGTCTTTCGTCGGCCTCACCAGTGCATGCGAGCAAAGATTCAAAGAAGAACGGCGTGGCCGCAGGATGCGCAATGTGCCGTCCGTGCTCGGGCAAAGCCCGCCAACTCCCCTTCAGGGAGAGCCCAGcagggaaaaaaaaaaaattcgGCCCGCTCTTGGCCCTTCGGGGTGTGGCGCAAAGCAACGGTAAGAGGGTCGACGGAGAAGAGCACGTAAGAGGGCCGTGCGCCCGCGCTCACCTGGTGCGATCTATCTATAGCAAgcacggaaaaaaaaaaaaaacatgtCGACTTCGggggaaaaagagagagactACCTCACAAAGACACATAAAAGGCCCAATAATACAATCGACAAGAGAGGACGGAgaagacagacagacagagagaggtaCAGAGAAATCGCCTCCCCTCATCGACATtgtccagcaccaccaccacggaAACGAGCAGACACCGTACTCACCCGAGCGTGTTCCTCGCagagctctctctctcccgcaaGCACGTCCgtgattttttttttattaCTCCACGAACAGCCAGAcgaagcaaaagaaaaaagcatGCGGCCCTCTATGCGTCAGCGAACCTtgaaaggagagaggagggggagcgtGGACGTCCGGCCACCCAACCAGACGCACCCAGAAGAGCCCCGCTATAACACGCACGACATCGTCCACTGAGGACagacgcgcagcaccaccacccccttccttctACTGGACATGGAACACGAGAAGTGCAGCGAGGGAAGGGTGAGGGGGTTAGACAGGTGGCGCAAAATGCATAGTTCGCCATGAGCGCGATACCTATCATGCAGCACCGAGACACCGGGGGACAGGCACCGTCACCTGGCTGAAAGAGGAGTAAAACAAGAGGTTCGAGCAAGAAGACATAAAAAAGCGCCACAGCAAGACATAGACTTCAAAGAAAGAGGACGTTATGAGGGGTGCGCGAACATGCCCCCCACCACACGACACAAAGTTGCCTCACTTCTTCATCGCctctgccacggcagcaATACGGGCCTTTGCGCTGCGCTTGTCATCCTTCACGGAGGTGCGCGTCCAGGCCTTGGCGACATGAGCCATCCGCGTCGAGCTCGGAATGTCACGCAGCAGGGGAAGCAACGCTGCGTAGGTGGCTCCAAAGGGGTTGCTGCTATAATACGGAGGCACCTTGATGTCCCTCTGCTTGATCGTCAAGGATTCCGAGGTCTTgggtgccgccggcgctggcgaggggCCCGGCGAACCGTGCTTGGGGTTCTGGCGCTTGCGCGCCGACGTCCTCACGGCAGGCGGATTAACCTTCGACTTCAACCCCGTCCGCTCCTCGAGAAGTTCCGTCGCGCGCGCGATGCGGCGATTCAGGCCGTTGAGGGAGTGCGTCTCTGTCCACAACGCCTTGATCTGGCGAGTGCCCAGGATCTTGGGATGGTTTGGAATGAGCCCGGTCATGCGCATGTGACGGTAAAACTTGATGTAGGGGTTCGCGCGGCGACGGGCTGCGCTAGCCCTCCTCTTAGTGGGAGTGTGCCGCGGCCTTGGCTTTGCCACGGCTGCGATGCTCGTCTTTCGAGTCCGCCGCTTCGAGGCGGTGGCCTTGCGAGCCGCGTGCATCGTGCGCGCCTTCGGCTTGCTTGCAGCCACCGGCTTCGGTGCCGACCGTTTGGCAGCGAGGTGGCGCGCAAGACGCACCTTCACAGAAGCTGGTCGCTTGGGCACCTGACGCACGGCGCGCATCCTCCGCGCCCTTTTCAGCCTTTGCGCCACGGCGCTTCGGGAGGGTCGAGCCGCCCGTGCCCTTTTCGCCCCTGTCGCTGTGACACGCGGCTTCCTCGACTTTGCTGTCTTGCGGCTGCTTCCAGCTGCCGAGCTCTTTGCAATCTTGCGGGTGCCGCGCTTAGAGCGGCGCCTGGTGATCTTGTTGCTCATCTTCCTGGAAAACCCCTTCCCGCGTTTCCGGTCCTTCTGCAGCAACCGCACAGCCATCTCGACACGCTTCGGCACAGAAAGTGAGCGCTGCCGACCTGTCATCACCCACATGCGAAGCACTCGCTTGAGGTTCGCCCTTGTGGAGGGGAACTTGGTGCGCCGCATCACCTCCGTCTGGAAAGCGGCGAAGGGCGTTATGGCTTTCTTGCCTttctgctggcgctgcttcaAGTGAATCGCCTTGCGCTTCGGAGCCGTGGCGCGCGCCAGCTTTGACCTTGACGGTGCTGCCTTCCACTTACGCGCAGGCTTTGCAGTCTTCTGCAGTTCTTTGGTGATTTCCTTGCCTTTCCTGCGGTAAATTCGCAGTGCCGCGGCAACACGGGGTGCAGAGAAGCGGATGCCATACTGCGGTGCCGTCCTGTGCCACAGGACGGCAGCCGTCTGCATTTTTCGCGCCTGCTCCGTGTTTCTGAGGGGCGAGTAAACGGCCTTGTAGAAGCTAGCAAATGGTGGCCGCTTGCTCACCAAAGCCCGCATCGATCTCGAGAACATCGTGCGTTGTGGCTTGGTTGTTCCACAGTTGCTGGTGGTTGGCTTCCGCTTTTCTTTGAAGTTTTTTTGGTGTacgggtgcgcgtgcgcgttcgTGGTAGTCCGCAAATGGAGGACCTCGAAGAAAGGTCTGCTCGTGGGAGCGGGAAGGCGGGGCACGCCGAAGAAGAGGTGAAAAAGGAAGCAGACGGTGCGTTGTGGAACGGCcaggagagagcgcgcagcgcagggagaggcagagagtgGTCGGCAAACGCAGGAAGTAGGATGAGGGAAGGACGATTGGGGCCCGAGGACGGCAGTGAAGAGAAAGCGGGCGGCGAGACACGGCGATCAAATACCAATCTACCTCGACTCTTTCGCGGACAGGTACCACAACAGATGCTGCTTTCGCACTGACTGCAAGCCGGGTACGATGTAAAACGCGACCAAGTGCGAAAAGGATGCACCGACTGCCAGCACATGAAAGCGGCtaggagaaggagggggacTGCGGCGTCCAACAtgtgatgtgtgtgtgtgtctcgctCTTGGAGCGTCAGCCACCGAGTCGTTCAGAGCGTTCCATGCGCCCCTTTCGTTTGGCAGCTACTACTCTTGTTCGGGTTCCCTCCGCAAAGTGGGATGCTCGCGTTCGCCTTTCCTTCGCTTCCGAAACAACACGGAAAAGGTGGCCGTGCGTGAAGACATGCGACAAAAACGCCGTGCAACTTTAGTCCACAGATACACCCTCTGATGCACagcgacgcacgcgcagaaagagaggggcgAAAAGAAGTATGCGTGCAAGTTGGCATGTGTGTCATTTCCGCAGGTTTGCCTAACGCGTCCTCGTACGGCTGTCGGTGTGTACGTTTTCGcttttcctccttttttcctacgtgcgtgtcggtgtggTTGTTTGCGCGCAGAAGCGCACGGTGCTGGCGCCAGCGTACTTCAGCCTCCCTTTCACAGGATAAAGAGAGCAATGCGAGGAAAAGCAGAAAGAGGGACAGAACGCATCACCGATGCGATGAGCCTCTTCCCTCAttcccatctctctctctcgcccgcccgcccgctcTTGTGCCCGGTACAAGTTTCCATCCGCAGACACAGATGCAGGTGAAAACAGCAACCGAACAGCACGGTGCACGCCACGATCGACGGTtaaaagggggagggggaatgAGGGGATTGGAGGGGGCCGGGGATGGGGCGCAGacaaaaagcgaaaaaaaaaaagaagagccgTACGGGATgaggcgatggaggtggAAACCGAAGGCGGCTAGAAAGAACAGGGGTGCGTAAGCCACATCTTCTTTGTCCTCACTCCGCCCTCGGTCGTTGTCGCTTCGCGCgtctgtctccctctcttctccacaCCTTGCGCGCCGGATCGCCTTGGAGTCACCCAAGGTGGGAGACGAGGTAGAGGGTGACGGGATGTGTGAGTAATGTGAGGAGTTCGAGCAgcgaaagggagaggagcgaCGGCGAGTCCGCCACCGTTCCCTCTACACCCGCACAGAGGAAGAAGTGAAAGCGtaagaaaaacgaaaagctagggtgtgtgtgtgtgggtgtatgTGTATAAAACGCAACCGCTCCAGACGAAATCGCAAACACGTacgagcgaaaaaaaaagatgtgTGAAGCGTGAAAGTGAAGCAAGGCGGAGAGGTAAGAGCGCTGATGGCACACTGACCAGGGTCCTCGTCGATGACCTCCCTGCCTTTGCGGTTTAAGCACTCGTGCCCGTCGCTAGAGAAGCGGGTAGGAGGCCGTATGAACGCGTGCGTCCGGcagagccccccccccccacacacacacgaaaaaaaaaaagaaagaaaaagaaggcaaCGGCTGCGAgcacagccaccaccgcatAGACGTGTAGGGGACGTTTAACAGTGAGCCAGTCCCCCCGACCCAAGCGCAAATGTCGTGTCTGCAGCACGGTCGCCATGCACCGACAAAcaactatatatatatatatatagatatcTACGCAGGTATGTATTTATGTACGTATCTATGTACATCTACCAGGATACCTCTCAAAAGGGGCCACATAAGGAAtcagaggaagagagagagaggacggcggcgcagaggcggagggtTGAGGGTGAGAGACAACAACGGGAAGAACACGTCTGGCGTCTAGTCGCGGAAGGAATACAACCGAAGAGCCACCGACGCAGAGAAAAgctgagagagagggtgaggggggtgggtgggtggaacACAGAGAGTGTacagagagacggagggggagggggagaacgATAAACAACAAAAGGCAAAACAAAGACAGCGCCAACCGGATCTGGACAGAAAGacaaagagcgagagacagaggaggaggggggggggagtgcgAGAGATACATACATGGATGGAATAGACGCTGTGATGAGGGTGCGGCgaagggggtgaggggatGGGGACATGGGGAGGGGATGAGGGTTAGGTTGCTTTCGCATGTCGACAGGGGAAAACAGAAGGAAAAGCAGCGCGATCTGACGGGGAGACGAGGAGACGACGAACCACAGGAGCGGCCCGCACGTATCGAAACCGACTGCGGTCATAGAagacgcgagagagaggagttTCGCAGCACATCAAAGACACTCCGTTCAGGGACTATGTTGTATGAGTGCGTGGCGCGcagacgtacacacacattcGAAGCTGTTGCACTTCTCCTACCTCCTGTTTCCGTTTCACCTCTATGCGCCGCGCACGACAACGCGGCCCTCGTCAGAGTTGCGTGCCTTCTTGTCGGCTGGTGTCTCGATGGAGCCAAAGGGCATCTGGGCAATCAGCTGCCACTCCTCTGGAACGTCGAATGCGGCGCGCAGGTCCGCCTCGATTAGCTCGTTGtagtgctgcagcgacgcgccaATGCCGtcctgcgccagcgctgacCACACCGCAAACTGGGCCATCGCGGACGATTGCTGCGAAAAGGTCGGGACGTTTGCGGCATACCTCGGGAACGCCTTCTGCTGCATCTTGATGGCTGCGCCATCCTCGTAGAACAGAATGGTGCCGGCCCCCGCGGCGAAGGAGTTGTTCACCTTCATCTCACTCTGCGCGTACTGCTCCTCTGATGTCACCTTCTTGAGCGCCGCCTTCACGATGTCCCAAACCTTTTGGTGGTCCGCGCCGAACAGGATGACGACAGTGGAGCTCTTGATATTGAACGAGGAGGGGCATTCACGAATGGTGCCCTCGATGATCTCGATGACCTCCTTGTGGCTCTGTGAAAGCTTGTTGCCCAGGTTATAGATGGTGCGGCGCTTCGATAACGCCTCGATGAAGAGCGCAGAGGACTTGACGGGGACGGAGTTGCTGCCCTTGCCGCTGGCACTGCCGTGGAAACCTTCCTTAGAGGCCGTGGACTTTGtcgagaagcagcgcatgcCTCGTGGCGATATGAGTTACCGGTGCAGCCGGGAGAGTGACGGGAGGCAAGCGGACAC
This genomic stretch from Leishmania donovani BPK282A1 complete genome, chromosome 36 harbors:
- a CDS encoding mkiaa0324 protein-like protein; its protein translation is MFSRSMRALVSKRPPFASFYKAVYSPLRNTEQARKMQTAAVLWHRTAPQYGIRFSAPRVAAALRIYRRKGKEITKELQKTAKPARKWKAAPSRSKLARATAPKRKAIHLKQRQQKGKKAITPFAAFQTEVMRRTKFPSTRANLKRVLRMWVMTGRQRSLSVPKRVEMAVRLLQKDRKRGKGFSRKMSNKITRRRSKRGTRKIAKSSAAGSSRKTAKSRKPRVTATGAKRARAARPSRSAVAQRLKRARRMRAVRQVPKRPASVKVRLARHLAAKRSAPKPVAASKPKARTMHAARKATASKRRTRKTSIAAVAKPRPRHTPTKRRASAARRRANPYIKFYRHMRMTGLIPNHPKILGTRQIKALWTETHSLNGLNRRIARATELLEERTGLKSKVNPPAVRTSARKRQNPKHGSPGPSPAPAAPKTSESLTIKQRDIKVPPYYSSNPFGATYAALLPLLRDIPSSTRMAHVAKAWTRTSVKDDKRSAKARIAAVAEAMKK